A single Microbispora sp. ZYX-F-249 DNA region contains:
- a CDS encoding serine hydrolase domain-containing protein: MPSQRLLPRSAPAASGMSSRSISALLDRLDAGSVECHSLMVVRHGHVVAEGWWAPYSAGRPHLLYSLTKSFTSIAVGLAIADGLLSLDDRVVDVLPEHVPAGLSEQGRRLTVHHLLSMTSGHRTDSLEAAWRLEPGDLVKGFLRVPFPEAEGTWHAYDNATTFVLARMVERVTGRGLPELLDERLFLPMGVDHAEWDRVASGAAFGFHGLHLTTEAVAAFGELLLRGGLWGDRRLVPREWVELATRRHIGTRQVEGWSDNPDALCGYGYQFWMSRHGYRGEGAFGQLCVVVPSHDLVVAVTAAVTQGEAILGPIWECLLPGVDQAARDELPGSTGDDEILAERLRRLSFAPVPGSADPERSVTARLDASAGDSALPGGTTVAVDPVDGGWILRLGPSLDVEAGHGEWRESAPLGRPVVAAGAWQGGTFVADLYVITTPHRVRLVVDADAGTALATWNVVPLTGPDLAVHLRSPLMTRPDVA, translated from the coding sequence ATGCCTTCTCAGCGCCTCCTGCCGCGCTCGGCCCCGGCCGCCTCGGGGATGTCGTCCCGCTCGATCTCCGCGCTGCTGGACCGGCTCGACGCGGGATCCGTGGAGTGTCACTCCCTGATGGTCGTACGCCACGGTCACGTCGTCGCCGAAGGCTGGTGGGCGCCGTACTCGGCCGGACGCCCGCACCTTCTCTACTCGCTGACCAAGTCGTTCACCTCGATCGCCGTGGGGCTCGCGATCGCCGACGGGCTGCTCTCGCTGGACGACCGGGTGGTGGACGTGCTGCCCGAGCACGTCCCGGCCGGCCTCTCCGAGCAGGGCCGCCGCCTCACCGTCCACCACCTGCTGTCCATGACGTCCGGGCACCGTACGGACAGCCTCGAGGCGGCGTGGCGCCTGGAACCGGGCGACCTGGTGAAGGGCTTCCTGCGCGTGCCGTTTCCCGAGGCCGAGGGAACGTGGCACGCCTACGACAACGCGACCACCTTCGTCCTGGCCCGGATGGTGGAACGGGTCACCGGCCGCGGCCTGCCCGAACTGCTCGACGAGCGCCTCTTCCTGCCGATGGGCGTCGATCACGCCGAATGGGACCGGGTGGCGAGCGGCGCCGCCTTCGGATTCCACGGGCTGCACCTCACGACCGAGGCCGTCGCCGCCTTCGGCGAACTGCTGCTGCGCGGAGGCCTGTGGGGCGACCGGCGGCTCGTCCCGCGCGAATGGGTGGAGCTCGCGACCAGACGGCACATCGGCACCCGGCAGGTCGAGGGCTGGTCGGACAACCCCGACGCGTTGTGCGGGTACGGCTACCAGTTCTGGATGTCCCGTCACGGCTACCGCGGCGAGGGCGCCTTCGGCCAGCTGTGCGTGGTCGTCCCTTCGCACGATCTCGTGGTCGCCGTGACCGCCGCCGTGACGCAGGGGGAGGCGATACTCGGCCCCATCTGGGAGTGCCTGCTGCCCGGCGTGGACCAGGCGGCGCGCGATGAGCTCCCGGGAAGCACCGGGGACGACGAGATCCTCGCCGAGCGGCTGCGGCGGCTGTCGTTCGCGCCGGTGCCGGGCTCCGCCGACCCGGAGCGTTCCGTCACGGCGAGACTCGACGCCTCGGCCGGGGATTCGGCGCTGCCCGGCGGAACCACGGTGGCCGTCGATCCCGTGGACGGTGGATGGATCCTGCGGCTCGGACCCTCCCTCGACGTCGAGGCCGGCCACGGCGAATGGCGGGAGAGCGCACCGCTCGGCCGCCCCGTCGTCGCGGCCGGCGCCTGGCAGGGCGGCACGTTCGTCGCCGACCTCTACGTCATCACCACCCCGCACCGGGTCCGGCTGGTGGTCGACGCCGACGCGGGCACGGCGCTGGCGACGTGGAACGTCGTGCCCCTGACCGGCCCCGACCTGGCGGTGCACCTGCGGTCGCCGCTGATGACACGGCCGGACGTCGCGTAG
- a CDS encoding N-acetylneuraminate synthase family protein yields MRVLAVVPARGGSVGVPLKNLEKVGGVPLVARAVDACLRAELVDEVIVSTDHDRIAGAAAAAGARVVRRPAELSGPAASSESAVLHALSELSELSGEEPEIVVLVQCTSAFLDPRDLDAAVAKVLDGEADSVFSATETYEFVWTGAGHGVNHDPAVRPRRQDREPHYRETGAFYVMRTEGLRERGHRFSGRVAVQPVPARHAVEIDTPEDLEIARALAPFVDEPLPIDVDAVVTDFDGVHTDDRAFVDSDGREMVAVSRSDGMGIALLRRAGVRVLVLSTERNPVVAARAAKLGVPVVQGLAAKDAALREWLAAEGLAPERVAYVGNDVNDLSCMAIVGWPVAVPDAHPRVRAAARVVLSAPGGAGAVRELSDRVLAARPATALETVPETVPETVPETVPAPAPVTVARHLGQPRPVRIGRSLVGPGQPVYVIGEIGINHNGDVDIARKLIDVAADAGCQAVKFQKRTPEICVPLEQRDQIRQTPWGEMTYMEYKIRTEFGADEYAHIAKYCEERGIDWFASPWDVPSVRFLEDMDVVAHKVASASVTDHELLRALAATRKPVILSTGMSTIEEIDAAVEILGTERLVMMHATSTYPLPPEEANLRMITTLRQRYGVPVGYSGHERGLQISLAAVTLGAVTVERHITLDRAMWGSDHAASLEPTGLEHLVRDIRIIETALGDGVKRVYPGEEAPRARLRRVTA; encoded by the coding sequence GTGCGAGTGCTGGCCGTCGTCCCCGCCCGTGGAGGCTCGGTGGGCGTCCCACTGAAGAACCTGGAGAAGGTGGGCGGGGTCCCGCTCGTCGCCCGCGCCGTGGACGCCTGTCTGCGCGCCGAGCTGGTGGACGAGGTGATCGTCAGCACCGACCACGACCGGATCGCCGGGGCGGCCGCGGCCGCCGGCGCCCGCGTCGTACGCCGGCCCGCGGAGCTCAGCGGCCCGGCCGCCTCCAGCGAGAGCGCCGTGCTCCACGCCCTGTCCGAGCTGTCCGAGCTGTCCGGCGAGGAGCCGGAGATCGTCGTGCTCGTCCAGTGCACCAGCGCGTTCCTCGACCCCCGCGACCTCGACGCCGCCGTCGCGAAGGTGCTGGACGGCGAGGCCGACTCGGTCTTCTCCGCCACCGAGACCTACGAGTTCGTCTGGACCGGCGCCGGCCACGGGGTGAACCACGACCCGGCCGTGCGCCCGCGCCGCCAGGACCGCGAGCCCCACTACCGCGAGACCGGCGCGTTCTACGTCATGCGTACGGAGGGCCTGCGCGAGCGCGGCCACCGTTTCTCCGGCAGGGTCGCGGTCCAGCCGGTGCCCGCCCGGCACGCGGTCGAGATCGACACCCCCGAGGACCTGGAGATCGCCCGGGCGCTCGCCCCGTTCGTGGACGAGCCGCTGCCGATCGACGTGGACGCCGTCGTCACCGACTTCGACGGCGTGCACACCGACGACCGCGCGTTCGTCGACTCCGACGGCCGGGAGATGGTCGCGGTCAGCCGCTCCGACGGGATGGGGATCGCGCTGCTGCGCCGGGCCGGAGTGCGGGTGCTCGTGCTGTCGACCGAGCGCAACCCGGTCGTCGCCGCCCGCGCCGCCAAGCTCGGCGTGCCGGTGGTGCAGGGCCTCGCCGCCAAGGACGCCGCGCTGCGCGAGTGGCTGGCCGCCGAGGGCCTGGCCCCCGAGCGGGTGGCGTACGTGGGCAACGACGTCAACGACCTGTCCTGCATGGCGATCGTCGGCTGGCCGGTCGCGGTGCCCGACGCCCACCCCCGGGTGCGCGCCGCCGCCCGCGTCGTGCTGTCGGCCCCCGGCGGCGCCGGGGCCGTGCGCGAGCTGTCCGACCGGGTGCTCGCGGCCCGCCCGGCCACCGCGCTGGAGACCGTGCCGGAGACGGTGCCGGAGACGGTGCCGGAGACGGTGCCGGCCCCCGCGCCCGTCACCGTCGCCCGTCACCTCGGGCAGCCGCGGCCGGTGCGGATCGGCAGGTCGCTGGTCGGCCCCGGACAGCCCGTGTACGTGATCGGCGAGATCGGCATCAACCACAACGGTGACGTCGACATCGCCCGCAAGCTGATCGACGTGGCCGCCGACGCCGGCTGCCAGGCCGTCAAGTTCCAGAAGCGGACCCCGGAGATCTGCGTGCCGCTCGAACAGCGCGACCAGATCCGGCAGACGCCGTGGGGCGAGATGACCTACATGGAGTACAAGATCCGGACCGAGTTCGGCGCGGACGAGTACGCCCACATCGCCAAGTACTGCGAGGAGCGCGGCATCGACTGGTTCGCCTCGCCCTGGGACGTGCCGTCGGTGCGGTTCCTGGAGGACATGGACGTCGTCGCGCACAAGGTGGCCTCGGCCTCGGTGACCGACCACGAGCTGCTGCGCGCGCTGGCCGCCACCCGCAAGCCGGTCATCCTGTCCACCGGCATGTCGACGATCGAGGAGATCGACGCGGCGGTGGAGATCCTCGGCACCGAGCGCCTGGTGATGATGCACGCCACCTCCACCTACCCGCTTCCGCCCGAGGAGGCCAACCTCCGCATGATCACCACGCTCCGGCAGCGGTACGGCGTGCCGGTCGGCTACTCGGGGCACGAGCGCGGGCTGCAGATCTCGCTGGCCGCCGTGACGCTGGGCGCGGTGACGGTCGAGCGGCATATCACCCTCGACCGGGCGATGTGGGGCTCCGACCACGCCGCCTCGCTGGAGCCCACCGGCCTGGAGCACCTGGTCCGCGACATCCGCATCATCGAGACCGCCCTCGGCGACGGCGTGAAGCGCGTCTACCCGGGCGAGGAGGCCCCGCGGGCCCGCCTGCGCCGCGTCACGGCGTGA
- a CDS encoding glycosyltransferase family 2 protein: MITLSVVVPVRDGEEYLGDALTSLVRNRTSEFQTEVIVVDDGSADATPEVVEDFRRDLPGLTVVRNPAPLGLAGARNAGLKLAAGRYVTFLDADDWLAPGYLPRLVAAIDGLGCDFVRVDHVQVEGRRRETHRAPQPRRGVVLDPRDGILPADYKTMVDYPYAWAGIYRRELDDLLTFPAGLHTAEDRPWIWRLHRLARSYAVVSLAGVFYRRGLTASLTRIGDERQLHFFDAYEIVLDETEPRYLPKAARNLCALLAHHVELAGRFTPAVRARFDERARAALARLPAETRAEAVGGLEPGRAALLGPYLPGGPGA; the protein is encoded by the coding sequence GTGATCACACTTTCGGTGGTCGTGCCGGTCCGGGACGGCGAGGAGTACCTCGGCGACGCGCTCACCTCGCTCGTGCGCAACCGGACGAGCGAGTTCCAGACCGAGGTGATCGTCGTGGACGACGGGTCCGCGGACGCGACGCCGGAGGTCGTCGAGGACTTCCGGCGCGACCTGCCGGGGCTCACCGTCGTCCGCAACCCGGCGCCGCTGGGGCTGGCGGGCGCCCGCAACGCCGGGCTGAAACTCGCCGCGGGCCGCTACGTCACCTTCCTCGACGCCGACGACTGGCTCGCGCCCGGTTACCTGCCCCGGCTCGTCGCCGCCATCGACGGGCTCGGGTGCGACTTCGTGCGGGTGGACCACGTGCAGGTCGAGGGACGCAGGCGGGAGACGCACCGGGCGCCGCAGCCACGCCGCGGCGTCGTGCTGGACCCGCGCGACGGCATCCTGCCGGCGGATTACAAGACCATGGTCGACTACCCCTACGCGTGGGCCGGGATCTACCGGCGCGAGCTGGACGACCTGCTGACCTTCCCCGCCGGGCTGCACACCGCCGAGGACCGCCCGTGGATCTGGCGGCTGCACCGCCTGGCCCGGTCGTACGCCGTGGTCTCCCTCGCCGGGGTGTTCTACCGGCGGGGGCTCACGGCCTCGCTCACGCGGATCGGCGACGAACGGCAGCTCCACTTCTTCGACGCCTACGAGATCGTGCTCGACGAGACCGAGCCCCGGTATCTGCCCAAGGCCGCCCGCAACCTGTGCGCGCTGCTCGCCCACCACGTCGAGCTGGCCGGCCGGTTCACCCCCGCCGTACGCGCCCGGTTCGACGAGCGGGCGCGGGCCGCGCTCGCCCGGCTGCCGGCCGAGACGCGCGCCGAGGCCGTCGGCGGCCTGGAGCCCGGGCGGGCCGCCCTGCTCGGCCCCTACTTACCGGGAGGACCGGGTGCCTGA
- a CDS encoding sensor histidine kinase has protein sequence MLLPRRSPSLRARLALIATGTAAILLIPLAIVVHVLVRDAVADRIWDRSLDAATHVAAQIRDGRLSNPIPPENGIDLIEVTGPDGRIVAESAAARPLPRLSPLRTAPGREITQTTACSPAGRDCLYVTVLRVSPGPGSDLVYAGRAAPPILDAPFTLPALLLAALLLTTLAGWTAYKATGRALRPVEAIRSELAEITDRNPGGRVPEPPGDDEFSRLAQAANDALSRLDMSIQRQRQFAADASHELLTPIAGIRAQLESARLHPEDTDEAVCAALRDTERLEAIVADLLLLARIPTVPETAREEVDLSHLVVCEVERRRERLPTHLHNTPGVVVRGLRRHLARVVANLLDNAERHALTLVCVRVERTEDAAVLYVRNDGRPIPEADRERIFERFYRTDAARSRARGGTGLGLAIAREVVEAHGGSIRVEDVTDGEPGVRFVITLPLAPAEPAAACGDTQS, from the coding sequence ATGCTCCTCCCCAGGCGCTCCCCGTCGCTGCGAGCCCGGCTGGCACTCATCGCCACCGGGACCGCGGCGATCCTGCTGATCCCGCTCGCGATCGTGGTGCACGTGCTCGTCCGCGACGCGGTCGCGGACCGCATCTGGGACCGGAGCCTGGACGCCGCCACCCACGTCGCCGCGCAGATCCGCGACGGACGCCTGAGCAACCCCATCCCGCCCGAGAACGGCATCGACCTGATCGAGGTGACGGGGCCGGACGGCCGGATCGTCGCCGAGAGCGCCGCCGCCAGACCTCTGCCGCGCCTGAGCCCGTTACGCACGGCCCCCGGCCGCGAGATCACCCAGACGACCGCCTGCTCGCCCGCCGGGCGCGACTGCCTCTACGTGACCGTGCTGCGGGTGTCCCCGGGCCCCGGCTCGGACCTCGTCTACGCGGGCCGGGCGGCCCCGCCGATCCTCGACGCCCCCTTCACGCTGCCGGCGCTGCTCCTGGCCGCCCTGCTGCTCACCACGCTGGCGGGCTGGACGGCCTACAAGGCCACGGGCCGCGCGCTGCGGCCGGTGGAGGCGATCCGCTCGGAGCTCGCCGAGATCACCGACAGGAACCCCGGCGGCCGCGTGCCCGAGCCGCCCGGCGACGACGAGTTCTCCCGGCTGGCCCAGGCGGCCAACGACGCGCTGTCCCGGCTGGACATGTCGATCCAGCGGCAGCGGCAGTTCGCCGCCGACGCCTCACACGAGTTGCTCACCCCCATCGCCGGGATCCGCGCCCAGCTGGAGAGCGCGCGGCTGCACCCCGAGGACACCGACGAGGCCGTCTGCGCCGCGCTGCGCGACACCGAGCGGCTGGAGGCGATCGTCGCCGACCTGCTCCTGCTCGCCCGGATCCCCACGGTCCCCGAGACCGCCCGGGAGGAGGTCGACCTGTCCCACCTGGTCGTCTGCGAGGTCGAGCGGCGGCGGGAGCGGCTGCCGACCCACCTCCACAACACCCCCGGCGTGGTCGTCAGGGGGCTGCGCCGCCACCTCGCCCGGGTGGTGGCGAACCTGCTCGACAACGCCGAGCGGCACGCGCTGACGCTGGTGTGCGTACGCGTCGAGCGCACCGAGGACGCGGCCGTCCTGTACGTGCGCAACGACGGCCGGCCGATTCCCGAGGCGGACCGCGAGCGGATCTTCGAGCGGTTCTACCGCACGGACGCGGCGCGCAGCCGCGCCCGGGGCGGCACGGGGCTCGGCCTGGCCATCGCCCGCGAGGTCGTGGAGGCCCACGGCGGGTCCATCCGCGTCGAGGACGTCACGGACGGCGAGCCCGGGGTGCGGTTCGTGATCACGCTGCCGCTGGCCCCGGCGGAGCCCGCCGCGGCGTGCGGCGACACCCAAAGTTAA